In Oryza sativa Japonica Group chromosome 3, ASM3414082v1, one DNA window encodes the following:
- the LOC4331669 gene encoding la-related protein 1C isoform X1: MASNADQHAAANGGGGTTPAATGSPPAGKKAAAAAAWKRPGNGAAVPVVVAPGSPIMDADSWPALPGLASPPPTTLTPTPMPPKASPKVAPLPPPAEAVIPPISLGNSGAPDANPDHEAPVRNPPARRALVMPVGDGLDKRAPGSEPSPVYTPNARSNGGGDHHQNGRYGSHPHSRGSGYGGGGNRRGNGGGGGGGRRGQEHHGGFDGQRRGGGRRDGHGPGHQQRGHHPSYIRAPLAVVTAAPPPPPPFVNPATPQTPPYGAPIGFPAEIAPHVYYFTSPLEGVQALPFVPHPASPPAMLIPQFDPLRAELLKQIEYYFSDDNLCKDIFLRRHMDDQGWVPLPLIAGFNQVKKLTNNVQFILETVLQSTVVEVQGDKLRKRERWEIWLLPKQGYSAGNSSGSLSPVTSNIDSLASQFQSVGLEGAGYHASQGMPGEALLTRSATSVSLGYQAPPLGGLYSNGSGPLFGQKSARSLLRSDTF, encoded by the exons ATGGCTTCCAACGCCGACCAGCACGCGGCGGCGAACGGTGGTGGGGGGACGACGCCGGCTGCGACCGGTAGCCCCCCTGccgggaagaaggcggcggccgcTGCAGCGTGGAAGAGGCCGGGGAACGGGGCGGCGGTGCCGGTCGTGGTGGCGCCTGGGAGCCCCATCATGGACGCCGACTCATGGCCGGCGCTGCCCGGGCTGgcgtctccgccgccgacgacgctgacgccgacgccgatgccGCCCAAGGCATCGCCCAAGGTGGCTCCTCTACCGCCACCCGCT GAGGCGGTGATCCCACCGATCTCCTTGGGGAATTCCGGCGCTCCGGATGCTAATCCTGATCACGAAGCACCGGTGCGGAATCCGCCGGCTAGGCGTGCCCTGGTGATGCCTGTGGGGGATGGGCTGGACAAGCGTGCCCCTGGCTCAGAGCCATCCCCAGTCTACACCCCTAATGCCAGGAGCAATGGAGGCGGTGATCACCACCAGAATGGTCGATATGGTTCCCATCCCCATAGCCGAGGTAGTGGCTATGGTGGTGGGGGGAACAGGAGGGGCaatggtggaggtggaggtggaggtcgcCGTGGACAGGAGCACCATGGTGGTTTTGATGGGCAACGCCGTGGCGGTGGCCGCAGGGACGGCCATGGGCCTGGACACCAGCAGCGCGGCCACCATCCATCTTACATAAGGGCTCCTCTGGCTGTTGTGACTGCggcgcctcctccaccaccaccatttgTTAACCCTGCTACTCCACAAACACCACCTTATGGAGCTCCCATAGGCTTCCCTG CAGAGATAGCACCTCATGTCTACTATTTTACGTCTCCCCTGGAAGGTGTTCAAGCACTGCCTTTTGTGCCTCACCCAGCAAGCCCTCCAGCTATGTTAATTCCTCAATTTGATCCTCTTCGAGCGGAGCTGCTGAAGCAGATAGAGTACTACTTTAG TGATGACAATTTGTGCAAAGACATATTCTTGAGGCGGCATATGGATGACCAGGGTTGGGTGCCATTACCCCTGATTGCAGGATTTAATCAG GTAAAAAAGCTGACTAATAACGTGCAGTTTATCTTGGAAACAGTTCTGCAATCTACCGTGGTTGAAGTACAG GGTGACAAATTGCGGAAGCGTGAAAGATGGGAGATCTGGTTGCTTCCAAAACAAGGTTATTCTGCTGGAAATTCTTCTGGTTCGCTGTCCCCTGTGACATCCAACATTGATTCACTGGCATCTCAGTTTCAATCTGTTGGACTTGAGGGGGCAGGCTACCATGCAAGTCAAGGAATGCCCGGTGAAGCTCTCCTTACTAGGTCAGCAACTTCAGTTAGTCTAGGTTATCAGGCACCCCCCTTGGGAGGGTTATACAGCAACGGGAGTGGACCACTTTTTGGGCAGAAGTCTGCAAGAAGTTTACTCCGGAGCGATACCTTTTGA
- the LOC4331670 gene encoding heavy metal-associated isoprenylated plant protein 27, producing MGVDDIIAELRVLPAKILLKKKPKQFQKVEVKVRMDCEGCERKVRKAVEEMKGVSSVEVDAKQNKVTVTGYVEQEEVVGRLRRRAGKKAEPWPYVPYDVVPHPYAPGAYDKKAPPGYVRNALADPDAAPLARATEEEEKLASAFSDENPNSCAVM from the exons ATGGGCGTGGACGACATCATCGCCGAGCTGCGCGTGCTGCCGGCCAAGATCCTTCTCAAGAAGAAGCCCAAGCAGTTCCAG AAGGTGGAGGTGAAGGTTCGGATGGACTGCGAAGGGTGCGAGAGGAAGGTCCGGAAAGCAGTGGAGGAGATGAAGGGCGTGAGCAGCGTGGAGGTGGACGCGAAGCAGAACAAGGTGACGGTGACGGGTTACGtggagcaggaggaggtggtggggcgGCTGCGGCGTCGCGCCGGGAAGAAGGCGGAGCCGTGGCCGTACGTGCCGTACGACGTGGTGCCCCACCCCTACGCCCCCGGCGCGTACGACAAGAAGGCTCCCCCCGGCTACGTCCGCAACGCGCTCGCCGACCCggacgccgcgccgctcgcccgcgccaccgaggaagaggagaagcTTGCCTCCGCCTTCAGCGACGAGAACCCCAACTCCTGCGCCGTCATGTAG
- the LOC4331669 gene encoding la-related protein 1C → MASNADQHAAANGGGGTTPAATGSPPAGKKAAAAAAWKRPGNGAAVPVVVAPGSPIMDADSWPALPGLASPPPTTLTPTPMPPKASPKVAPLPPPAEAVIPPISLGNSGAPDANPDHEAPVRNPPARRALVMPVGDGLDKRAPGSEPSPVYTPNARSNGGGDHHQNGRYGSHPHSRGSGYGGGGNRRGNGGGGGGGRRGQEHHGGFDGQRRGGGRRDGHGPGHQQRGHHPSYIRAPLAVVTAAPPPPPPFVNPATPQTPPYGAPIGFPEIAPHVYYFTSPLEGVQALPFVPHPASPPAMLIPQFDPLRAELLKQIEYYFSDDNLCKDIFLRRHMDDQGWVPLPLIAGFNQVKKLTNNVQFILETVLQSTVVEVQGDKLRKRERWEIWLLPKQGYSAGNSSGSLSPVTSNIDSLASQFQSVGLEGAGYHASQGMPGEALLTRSATSVSLGYQAPPLGGLYSNGSGPLFGQKSARSLLRSDTF, encoded by the exons ATGGCTTCCAACGCCGACCAGCACGCGGCGGCGAACGGTGGTGGGGGGACGACGCCGGCTGCGACCGGTAGCCCCCCTGccgggaagaaggcggcggccgcTGCAGCGTGGAAGAGGCCGGGGAACGGGGCGGCGGTGCCGGTCGTGGTGGCGCCTGGGAGCCCCATCATGGACGCCGACTCATGGCCGGCGCTGCCCGGGCTGgcgtctccgccgccgacgacgctgacgccgacgccgatgccGCCCAAGGCATCGCCCAAGGTGGCTCCTCTACCGCCACCCGCT GAGGCGGTGATCCCACCGATCTCCTTGGGGAATTCCGGCGCTCCGGATGCTAATCCTGATCACGAAGCACCGGTGCGGAATCCGCCGGCTAGGCGTGCCCTGGTGATGCCTGTGGGGGATGGGCTGGACAAGCGTGCCCCTGGCTCAGAGCCATCCCCAGTCTACACCCCTAATGCCAGGAGCAATGGAGGCGGTGATCACCACCAGAATGGTCGATATGGTTCCCATCCCCATAGCCGAGGTAGTGGCTATGGTGGTGGGGGGAACAGGAGGGGCaatggtggaggtggaggtggaggtcgcCGTGGACAGGAGCACCATGGTGGTTTTGATGGGCAACGCCGTGGCGGTGGCCGCAGGGACGGCCATGGGCCTGGACACCAGCAGCGCGGCCACCATCCATCTTACATAAGGGCTCCTCTGGCTGTTGTGACTGCggcgcctcctccaccaccaccatttgTTAACCCTGCTACTCCACAAACACCACCTTATGGAGCTCCCATAGGCTTCCCTG AGATAGCACCTCATGTCTACTATTTTACGTCTCCCCTGGAAGGTGTTCAAGCACTGCCTTTTGTGCCTCACCCAGCAAGCCCTCCAGCTATGTTAATTCCTCAATTTGATCCTCTTCGAGCGGAGCTGCTGAAGCAGATAGAGTACTACTTTAG TGATGACAATTTGTGCAAAGACATATTCTTGAGGCGGCATATGGATGACCAGGGTTGGGTGCCATTACCCCTGATTGCAGGATTTAATCAG GTAAAAAAGCTGACTAATAACGTGCAGTTTATCTTGGAAACAGTTCTGCAATCTACCGTGGTTGAAGTACAG GGTGACAAATTGCGGAAGCGTGAAAGATGGGAGATCTGGTTGCTTCCAAAACAAGGTTATTCTGCTGGAAATTCTTCTGGTTCGCTGTCCCCTGTGACATCCAACATTGATTCACTGGCATCTCAGTTTCAATCTGTTGGACTTGAGGGGGCAGGCTACCATGCAAGTCAAGGAATGCCCGGTGAAGCTCTCCTTACTAGGTCAGCAACTTCAGTTAGTCTAGGTTATCAGGCACCCCCCTTGGGAGGGTTATACAGCAACGGGAGTGGACCACTTTTTGGGCAGAAGTCTGCAAGAAGTTTACTCCGGAGCGATACCTTTTGA
- the LOC4331668 gene encoding expansin-A20 precursor: MGNILLQLLAVVALCIAPARSDWLPGTATFYGGADGSGTMGGACGYGNLYDQRYGINNAALSTPLFNDGASCGQCYLIICDYGKAPDWCKLGKAITVTGTNYGGWCNATRPYFDMSQPAWENIGIYSAGIVPILYQQVKCWRYGGVRFIINGFNYFELVLVTNMAGSGSIVSMSVKGSCTGWIQMTRNWGANWQCLAGLAGQALSFNVTSTGGQTIVFDDAVPAGWSFGQTFSTYHQFDY, encoded by the exons ATGGGGAACATTCTCCTGCAGCTGCTCGCCGTTGTTGCACTCTGCATTGCACCGGCGAGGTCGGACTGGCTCCCGGGCACCGCCACGTTctacggcggcgccgacggctcCGGCACCATGG GTGGCGCGTGCGGGTACGGCAACCTGTACGACCAGCGCTACGGCATCAACAACGCAGCGCTGAGCACGCCGCTGTTCAACGACGGCGCGTCGTGCGGGCAGTGCTACCTCATCATCTGCGACTACGGCAAGGCGCCCGACTGGTGCAAGCTCGGCAAGGCGATCACCGTGACGGGCACCAACTACGGCGGCTGGTGCAACGCGACCCGCCCTTACTTCGACATGTCCCAGCCTGCCTGGGAGAACATTGGCATCTACAGCGCTGGCATCGTCCCCATCCTCTACCAACA GGTGAAGTGCTGGAGGTATGGGGGAGTGAGGTTCATCATCAACGGGTTCAACTACTTCGAGCTGGTGCTGGTGACCAACATGGCCGGGAGCGGGTCGATCGTGAGCATGTCGGTGAAGGGGTCATGCACGGGGTGGATCCAGATGACGAGGAATTGGGGCGCCAATTGGCAGTGTCTCGCTGGACTGGCCGGACAGGCGCTCAGCTTCAATGTCACCTCCACCGGCGGCCAGACCATCGTCTTCGACGACGCCGTGCCGGCGGGGTGGTCGTTCGGCCAAACCTTCAGCACCTACCACCAATTCGACTACTGA
- the LOC4331669 gene encoding la-related protein 1C isoform X2: MASNADQHAAANGGGGTTPAATGSPPAGKKAAAAAAWKRPGNGAAVPVVVAPGSPIMDADSWPALPGLASPPPTTLTPTPMPPKASPKVAPLPPPAEAVIPPISLGNSGAPDANPDHEAPVRNPPARRALVMPVGDGLDKRAPGSEPSPVYTPNARSNGGGDHHQNGRYGSHPHSRGSGYGGGGNRRGNGGGGGGGRRGQEHHGGFDGQRRGGGRRDGHGPGHQQRGHHPSYIRAPLAVVTAAPPPPPPFVNPATPQTPPYGAPIGFPGVQALPFVPHPASPPAMLIPQFDPLRAELLKQIEYYFSDDNLCKDIFLRRHMDDQGWVPLPLIAGFNQVKKLTNNVQFILETVLQSTVVEVQGDKLRKRERWEIWLLPKQGYSAGNSSGSLSPVTSNIDSLASQFQSVGLEGAGYHASQGMPGEALLTRSATSVSLGYQAPPLGGLYSNGSGPLFGQKSARSLLRSDTF; encoded by the exons ATGGCTTCCAACGCCGACCAGCACGCGGCGGCGAACGGTGGTGGGGGGACGACGCCGGCTGCGACCGGTAGCCCCCCTGccgggaagaaggcggcggccgcTGCAGCGTGGAAGAGGCCGGGGAACGGGGCGGCGGTGCCGGTCGTGGTGGCGCCTGGGAGCCCCATCATGGACGCCGACTCATGGCCGGCGCTGCCCGGGCTGgcgtctccgccgccgacgacgctgacgccgacgccgatgccGCCCAAGGCATCGCCCAAGGTGGCTCCTCTACCGCCACCCGCT GAGGCGGTGATCCCACCGATCTCCTTGGGGAATTCCGGCGCTCCGGATGCTAATCCTGATCACGAAGCACCGGTGCGGAATCCGCCGGCTAGGCGTGCCCTGGTGATGCCTGTGGGGGATGGGCTGGACAAGCGTGCCCCTGGCTCAGAGCCATCCCCAGTCTACACCCCTAATGCCAGGAGCAATGGAGGCGGTGATCACCACCAGAATGGTCGATATGGTTCCCATCCCCATAGCCGAGGTAGTGGCTATGGTGGTGGGGGGAACAGGAGGGGCaatggtggaggtggaggtggaggtcgcCGTGGACAGGAGCACCATGGTGGTTTTGATGGGCAACGCCGTGGCGGTGGCCGCAGGGACGGCCATGGGCCTGGACACCAGCAGCGCGGCCACCATCCATCTTACATAAGGGCTCCTCTGGCTGTTGTGACTGCggcgcctcctccaccaccaccatttgTTAACCCTGCTACTCCACAAACACCACCTTATGGAGCTCCCATAGGCTTCCCTG GTGTTCAAGCACTGCCTTTTGTGCCTCACCCAGCAAGCCCTCCAGCTATGTTAATTCCTCAATTTGATCCTCTTCGAGCGGAGCTGCTGAAGCAGATAGAGTACTACTTTAG TGATGACAATTTGTGCAAAGACATATTCTTGAGGCGGCATATGGATGACCAGGGTTGGGTGCCATTACCCCTGATTGCAGGATTTAATCAG GTAAAAAAGCTGACTAATAACGTGCAGTTTATCTTGGAAACAGTTCTGCAATCTACCGTGGTTGAAGTACAG GGTGACAAATTGCGGAAGCGTGAAAGATGGGAGATCTGGTTGCTTCCAAAACAAGGTTATTCTGCTGGAAATTCTTCTGGTTCGCTGTCCCCTGTGACATCCAACATTGATTCACTGGCATCTCAGTTTCAATCTGTTGGACTTGAGGGGGCAGGCTACCATGCAAGTCAAGGAATGCCCGGTGAAGCTCTCCTTACTAGGTCAGCAACTTCAGTTAGTCTAGGTTATCAGGCACCCCCCTTGGGAGGGTTATACAGCAACGGGAGTGGACCACTTTTTGGGCAGAAGTCTGCAAGAAGTTTACTCCGGAGCGATACCTTTTGA